A region from the Salidesulfovibrio onnuriiensis genome encodes:
- a CDS encoding methyl-accepting chemotaxis protein translates to MTIKMKLYLAAAIAFLGFAVIYAENFMAIGAIKEKADIKSNLIQTKEQMLQSRRSEKDFLARKELKYLESNSGSIDEALKHLDIVVGLDSDLSDRVAALAERLKQYRESFHKVAEDIKFQGLTEKDGKQGELRDAIHQVEDVLNSMENDKLKADMLMLRRREKDFIIRKDFGYLDKFKKDMAVIQRDVSESYTLDDDQKTKIVGLLQTYSKAFEAYAHSEEEIIQDTTEFTNVVREMEESISEFVIWADQEAAAVITEMQLITLVTTVIAALSVLGTILLIIRSVLSQLTSLQECSRSVAAGQYDACTGLSFSGELEDLRLDVVAMVDTLSAAMDDAKNKEKEAEQQAEAATKAMQEAKANEERVGKLVKHMAQIADRASGIAEHLASAATELSSQASNIAKGAAHQKDRITETATAMEEMNATVLEVARNSSDTADKAEQNRAQAQEGQNKVQQTVDAVVVVQGTTGELTRVMDDLSTKAQAVGAVMNVITDIADQTNLLALNAAIEAARAGEAGRGFAVVADEVRKLAEKTMNATKEVEEAIQGIQSAVGISVNKSQDADTALETASGYAQEAGNLLANIVTTVQDSADMIQNIATAAEQQSATSEEINNSIEEINQISTETAEGIGQSAEAIEEIASLAEDLRNLIGELNEATR, encoded by the coding sequence CAACCTCATTCAAACCAAGGAGCAGATGCTCCAATCCAGAAGAAGTGAAAAAGACTTTCTGGCCAGAAAGGAATTGAAATATCTGGAATCGAACTCCGGCTCTATCGATGAGGCGTTGAAGCACCTCGACATCGTCGTCGGCCTGGATTCCGATCTCTCGGATCGTGTTGCAGCCCTTGCGGAACGGCTCAAGCAGTACAGGGAATCGTTTCACAAAGTGGCCGAAGATATCAAATTTCAGGGCTTGACCGAAAAGGACGGAAAGCAGGGAGAGCTCAGGGACGCAATTCATCAGGTCGAGGATGTTCTCAATTCGATGGAAAACGACAAATTGAAGGCGGACATGCTCATGCTTCGCCGCCGGGAAAAAGACTTCATTATCCGCAAGGACTTTGGTTATCTTGATAAATTCAAGAAAGATATGGCCGTCATACAGCGGGATGTGAGTGAATCGTATACGCTGGACGATGACCAAAAAACTAAGATTGTCGGCCTGCTTCAAACGTATTCAAAGGCATTCGAGGCATATGCCCACTCCGAAGAGGAAATCATTCAGGATACGACTGAATTCACCAATGTCGTCCGAGAAATGGAAGAATCCATTTCCGAATTCGTGATTTGGGCGGATCAGGAAGCCGCTGCCGTCATCACCGAAATGCAGCTCATCACCCTGGTCACGACCGTCATCGCTGCGCTCAGCGTCCTCGGAACCATCCTCCTGATCATTCGCAGCGTTTTGAGCCAGTTGACCTCGCTGCAGGAATGTTCCCGCAGTGTTGCGGCTGGTCAATATGACGCCTGCACCGGACTGAGCTTCAGCGGCGAACTCGAGGATCTGCGTCTGGACGTGGTGGCCATGGTCGACACCTTGAGTGCGGCCATGGACGATGCGAAAAACAAGGAAAAGGAAGCCGAGCAGCAGGCCGAGGCAGCCACAAAGGCCATGCAGGAAGCAAAGGCCAACGAAGAGCGGGTGGGCAAGCTGGTGAAGCACATGGCCCAGATAGCGGACAGGGCGTCCGGCATTGCCGAGCACCTTGCTTCTGCGGCAACCGAATTGAGCAGCCAGGCCTCGAATATCGCCAAGGGTGCGGCCCACCAGAAGGACCGCATCACGGAAACGGCCACGGCCATGGAAGAAATGAACGCCACGGTCTTGGAAGTTGCCAGGAATTCGAGCGATACCGCCGACAAGGCCGAACAGAACCGCGCGCAGGCCCAGGAAGGTCAGAACAAGGTTCAGCAGACCGTGGATGCCGTGGTGGTTGTTCAGGGCACGACAGGCGAACTGACACGTGTCATGGACGACCTGAGCACCAAGGCCCAGGCCGTGGGCGCCGTCATGAACGTCATTACCGACATTGCGGACCAGACCAACCTGCTGGCATTGAACGCGGCCATTGAAGCGGCCCGGGCCGGAGAAGCCGGCCGAGGTTTCGCCGTTGTGGCCGACGAAGTTCGCAAGCTGGCGGAAAAAACCATGAACGCCACCAAGGAAGTGGAGGAGGCCATTCAGGGGATCCAGTCCGCCGTGGGCATTTCCGTGAACAAGAGCCAGGACGCCGACACCGCCCTGGAAACCGCTTCCGGATACGCCCAGGAGGCGGGCAATCTGCTCGCCAACATCGTCACAACCGTCCAGGACTCCGCCGATATGATCCAGAACATCGCCACGGCTGCGGAACAGCAGTCCGCCACCTCCGAAGAAATCAACAACAGTATTGAGGAAATCAACCAGATTTCCACGGAGACGGCGGAAGGCATCGGACAATCCGCAGAGGCGATCGAGGAAATCGCCTCCCTGGCCGAAGATCTTCGAAACCTCATTGGGGAGCTGAACGAGGCAACCAGATAG